The following are encoded in a window of Novosphingobium sp. ZN18A2 genomic DNA:
- a CDS encoding FAD-binding oxidoreductase encodes MDVPANKDFAAKAHALLGDKGWTADAGAMEPWLTDWRGRFTGRALGMASPADTAQLAAFVKLCADHGVPIVPQGGNSGMSGGATPDESGRAVLLTTRRMNAIRRIDAQARTATCEAGVILQVLHEAAEREDLRFPLSLGGKGSATVGGLISTNAGGTQVLRHGSMRALVLGLEAVLADGSVFDQLTPLKKDNRGFDLKQLLIGSEGTLGIVTAATVKLEPAIADRRVLWAGCASLDDARALLLIAQDMAGAMLEGFEVLPAHSLRAVLDYLPDARAPLADEHRWHALIELVADSDSTDRLGPVAEKLLVAAFERGLVADAAIAQNEAQAEDFWKIRESISPAERAIGPAVQHDISVPVERMPEFVETAVPALEAEWPGTTAIGFGHLGDGNIHFHVIAPPGTDAEAWYAADGKTISREVHDMVTRFGGSISAEHGIGQLKRSELARLGDPVALGMMRRVKQALDPQGLLNPGKLV; translated from the coding sequence ATGGATGTGCCCGCAAACAAGGATTTCGCCGCCAAGGCGCACGCGCTGCTCGGCGACAAGGGCTGGACCGCCGATGCCGGCGCGATGGAGCCGTGGCTGACCGACTGGCGCGGGCGTTTTACCGGACGCGCACTGGGCATGGCATCGCCCGCGGATACCGCGCAGCTTGCCGCCTTCGTAAAACTCTGTGCGGACCACGGCGTGCCGATCGTGCCGCAAGGGGGCAATTCGGGAATGTCGGGCGGCGCGACGCCGGACGAAAGCGGACGCGCGGTGCTGCTGACCACCCGGCGGATGAACGCGATCCGGCGGATCGATGCGCAGGCGCGCACCGCAACCTGCGAAGCGGGGGTGATCCTGCAGGTGCTGCACGAGGCGGCCGAACGCGAAGACCTGCGCTTTCCGCTGTCGCTGGGCGGCAAGGGTTCGGCCACGGTGGGCGGGCTGATCTCCACCAATGCCGGCGGCACGCAAGTGCTGCGCCACGGATCGATGCGGGCTCTGGTGCTGGGGCTGGAAGCGGTGCTGGCCGATGGCAGCGTGTTCGACCAGCTTACCCCGCTGAAGAAGGACAACCGGGGTTTCGACCTGAAGCAGCTCTTGATCGGGTCGGAAGGAACGCTTGGGATCGTTACCGCCGCGACGGTGAAGCTGGAGCCCGCGATTGCCGATCGCCGCGTGCTCTGGGCCGGTTGCGCCAGCCTGGACGATGCCCGCGCGCTGTTGCTGATCGCGCAGGACATGGCCGGCGCGATGCTGGAAGGCTTCGAGGTGCTACCCGCGCATTCGCTGCGCGCCGTGCTGGATTATCTGCCCGACGCGCGCGCACCGCTGGCGGACGAACATCGCTGGCACGCACTGATCGAACTTGTCGCCGACTCGGACAGCACGGACCGGCTTGGCCCGGTGGCCGAAAAGCTGCTTGTCGCCGCGTTCGAACGCGGACTGGTGGCCGATGCCGCGATCGCGCAGAATGAGGCACAGGCAGAGGACTTCTGGAAAATCCGCGAATCGATCTCTCCCGCCGAACGCGCAATCGGCCCCGCGGTGCAGCACGACATCTCCGTCCCCGTGGAACGCATGCCCGAATTCGTCGAAACGGCGGTGCCCGCGCTGGAGGCCGAATGGCCGGGCACGACCGCGATCGGCTTCGGCCACCTGGGCGACGGGAACATCCATTTCCACGTCATCGCCCCGCCCGGCACCGACGCTGAAGCGTGGTATGCGGCAGACGGCAAGACAATCAGCCGCGAAGTGCATGACATGGTAACCCGCTTCGGCGGATCGATCAGCGCCGAACACGGCATCGGCCAGTTGAAGCGAAGCGAATTGGCGCGGCTGGGCGATCCGGTGGCGCTTGGCATGATGCGCCGGGTCAAGCAGGCGCTTGACCCGCAAGGGCTGCTGAACCCCGGAAAGCTGGTTTAG
- a CDS encoding N-formylglutamate amidohydrolase has translation MDSRAKDTPDSRIVTAGGRIPGQPGAPAFTLTVHDPSSIPVLVSVPHSGRAYPPSLIEGMRHPAHAGLRLEDRYVDVLGKRIADETGAALLVAHAPRAMIDLNRATDDVDWEMVSTPPPPGTATAGLAGRARGGLGLVPRRLPGFGELWKRRIDGADLSARIDDVHEPYHRVLGETLTALRDRWGAALLIDLHSMPPLRARGAEPAARIVVGDRFGASCAGELVGAAFGYLGRSRMPSAHNRPYAGGYVLERHAARKAGLHCLQIEVDRSSYLDSSLTEPGPRLDDMTDVLAGLVRRLAGEVAELGREGDSDRWRMAAE, from the coding sequence ATGGATTCCCGGGCCAAGGACACTCCCGATTCGCGAATCGTCACGGCGGGTGGCCGCATTCCCGGTCAGCCGGGCGCGCCCGCGTTCACCCTGACCGTTCATGATCCCTCTTCGATTCCCGTGCTTGTATCCGTGCCGCATTCGGGGCGCGCCTATCCGCCGTCGCTCATCGAAGGGATGCGCCACCCCGCCCATGCGGGGCTGAGGCTGGAAGACAGGTATGTGGACGTGCTGGGCAAGCGGATCGCCGATGAAACCGGCGCGGCTCTGCTGGTCGCCCACGCGCCACGCGCGATGATCGACCTCAACCGAGCGACCGACGATGTCGATTGGGAGATGGTCAGCACGCCGCCGCCACCCGGAACCGCCACCGCCGGACTTGCCGGGCGCGCCCGTGGCGGGCTGGGCCTGGTGCCGCGCCGCCTGCCCGGCTTTGGCGAACTGTGGAAGCGGCGCATCGACGGCGCGGACCTGTCCGCGCGCATCGACGACGTCCACGAGCCCTATCACCGCGTCCTGGGCGAGACGCTGACCGCGCTGCGCGACAGATGGGGCGCGGCCTTGCTGATCGATCTTCATTCGATGCCGCCGCTGCGCGCACGGGGAGCCGAACCCGCCGCCAGGATCGTGGTGGGCGATCGCTTCGGCGCGTCCTGCGCGGGCGAACTGGTAGGCGCGGCGTTCGGATATCTGGGCAGGTCGCGCATGCCGTCCGCGCACAATCGTCCCTATGCGGGCGGTTACGTTCTGGAACGTCACGCCGCGCGCAAGGCCGGGCTCCATTGCCTGCAGATCGAAGTGGACCGCAGCAGCTATCTCGACAGCAGCCTTACCGAACCGGGGCCGCGGCTGGACGATATGACAGACGTGCTGGCCGGCCTTGTGCGGCGCCTTGCCGGGGAAGTGGCGGAACTGGGCCGCGAAGGCGATTCGGACCGCTGGCGCATGGCGGCGGAGTAG
- a CDS encoding NADP-dependent isocitrate dehydrogenase — MAKIKVKNPVVELDGDEMTRIIWEWIREKLILPYLDVDLKYYDLSVEKRDETDDRITVDAANAIKEYGVGVKCATITPDEARVEEFKLKKMWKSPNGTIRNILGGVVFREPIVIENVPRLVPGWTDPIVVGRHAFGDQYRATDTLIPGPGTLRLVFDGDNGETIDLEVFKFPSAGVAMAMYNLDDSIRDFARASMNYALNLKWPLYLSTKNTIMKAYDGRFKDLFQEVFDTEGFKEKFAEAGITYEHRLIDDMVASALKWSGKFVWACKNYDGDVQSDTVAQGFGSLGLMTSVLMTPDGKTVEAEAAHGTVTRHYRQHQQGKATSTNPIASIFAWTRGLMYRGKFDDTPDVVRFAETLEKVCIKAVENGNMTKDLALLIGPDQAWMTTEQFFQAIVDGLEAEMANWQ, encoded by the coding sequence ATGGCCAAGATCAAGGTGAAGAACCCGGTCGTCGAACTCGACGGCGACGAAATGACCCGGATCATCTGGGAATGGATCCGTGAAAAGCTGATCCTCCCCTATCTCGACGTCGACCTGAAGTATTACGATCTCTCGGTCGAAAAGCGCGACGAAACGGATGACCGCATCACCGTGGACGCGGCGAACGCGATCAAGGAATACGGCGTAGGCGTGAAGTGCGCCACGATCACGCCCGACGAAGCCCGGGTCGAGGAATTCAAGCTCAAGAAGATGTGGAAGTCGCCCAACGGCACGATCCGCAACATCCTGGGCGGCGTGGTGTTCCGCGAACCCATCGTGATCGAGAACGTGCCCCGGCTGGTTCCGGGCTGGACCGATCCCATCGTGGTCGGCCGTCACGCTTTCGGCGACCAGTATCGCGCCACCGACACGCTGATCCCCGGCCCCGGCACGCTGCGGCTGGTGTTCGACGGCGACAACGGCGAAACGATCGACCTGGAAGTGTTCAAGTTCCCCAGCGCGGGCGTCGCGATGGCGATGTACAACCTCGACGATTCGATCCGCGACTTCGCGCGCGCTTCGATGAACTACGCGCTGAACCTGAAGTGGCCGCTGTACCTGTCCACCAAGAACACGATCATGAAAGCCTATGACGGGCGCTTCAAGGATCTGTTCCAGGAAGTGTTCGACACCGAAGGCTTCAAGGAAAAGTTCGCCGAAGCGGGCATCACCTACGAACACCGCCTGATCGACGACATGGTCGCCTCCGCGCTCAAGTGGTCGGGCAAGTTCGTGTGGGCGTGCAAGAACTATGACGGCGACGTTCAGTCGGACACCGTGGCGCAGGGCTTTGGCTCGCTGGGCCTGATGACCTCCGTGCTGATGACGCCCGACGGCAAGACCGTGGAAGCCGAAGCCGCGCACGGCACCGTCACCCGCCACTATCGCCAGCACCAGCAGGGCAAGGCGACCAGCACCAACCCGATCGCCAGCATCTTCGCCTGGACGCGCGGCCTGATGTATCGCGGGAAGTTCGACGATACGCCGGACGTGGTTCGCTTTGCCGAAACGCTGGAAAAGGTGTGCATCAAGGCGGTCGAAAACGGCAACATGACCAAGGATCTGGCGCTGCTGATCGGCCCGGACCAGGCATGGATGACCACCGAACAGTTCTTCCAGGCCATCGTCGACGGACTGGAAGCGGAAATGGCGAACTGGCAGTGA
- a CDS encoding alpha-amylase family glycosyl hydrolase, whose amino-acid sequence MARRNILGAMMAGAMALGLAAPATAAPQLPETQGVSAVHHPAWARNANIYEVNIRQYTPEGTFRAFEKSLPRLRRMGVDVLWIMPVNPISKEKRKGTLGSYYAVQDYYKVNPEFGDMDDFKHLVATAHRMGFKVILDWVANHTGWDNVWVKQHPDWYKRGADGQLEGYHYTDPNDHHTEVWADVIGLDYSRPAVRKGMIDAMTFWVKQTGIDGFRCDVAWAVPTDFWEQARTALDKVKPVFMLAEAETPALQMHAFDMTYDWTLYHTMVNVAQGKADARDLAKLYTDPAMRFPAGAYRMTFTSDHDENSWAGTDRELYGDGADAMAVLAATLPGMPLIYSGQEGGLDKRLKFFDRDPIDWHDFHRAALYRRLLALKHRHPALANPLTPGNLQLIATGNNHVFAFRRVAGRDRVTVAVNVSGVAQTFAPDGGARRTLKPWGWSISTRR is encoded by the coding sequence ATGGCACGGCGAAACATCCTTGGCGCAATGATGGCGGGCGCAATGGCGCTGGGGCTTGCCGCACCGGCAACCGCGGCACCGCAATTGCCCGAAACGCAAGGGGTGAGCGCGGTTCACCATCCCGCATGGGCACGCAACGCCAACATCTATGAGGTCAACATCCGGCAATACACGCCCGAAGGCACCTTCCGCGCCTTCGAGAAAAGCCTGCCGCGCCTGCGCAGGATGGGCGTGGACGTGTTGTGGATCATGCCCGTCAATCCGATCAGCAAGGAAAAGCGCAAGGGAACGCTCGGCAGCTATTACGCGGTGCAGGACTATTACAAGGTCAATCCCGAATTCGGCGACATGGACGATTTCAAACATCTCGTCGCCACCGCGCATCGCATGGGCTTCAAGGTGATCCTAGACTGGGTGGCGAACCACACCGGATGGGACAACGTGTGGGTGAAGCAGCATCCCGACTGGTACAAGCGCGGCGCTGACGGGCAGCTTGAAGGCTATCATTACACCGACCCCAACGATCACCACACCGAGGTATGGGCGGATGTGATCGGGCTGGACTATTCCAGGCCCGCCGTGCGCAAGGGCATGATCGACGCGATGACCTTCTGGGTGAAGCAGACCGGCATCGACGGTTTCCGCTGCGACGTGGCCTGGGCCGTGCCGACAGATTTCTGGGAACAGGCGCGCACCGCGCTCGACAAGGTGAAACCGGTCTTCATGCTGGCGGAGGCGGAAACCCCCGCACTTCAGATGCACGCATTCGACATGACCTATGACTGGACGCTCTATCACACGATGGTGAACGTGGCGCAGGGCAAGGCCGACGCGCGCGACCTTGCGAAGCTCTATACCGATCCGGCGATGCGCTTTCCCGCGGGCGCCTATCGCATGACCTTCACCAGCGACCATGACGAGAATTCGTGGGCCGGAACCGACAGGGAACTATATGGCGACGGCGCGGATGCGATGGCTGTGCTTGCCGCAACGCTGCCGGGGATGCCGCTGATCTATTCGGGGCAGGAAGGCGGGCTGGACAAGCGGCTGAAGTTCTTCGACCGCGATCCGATCGACTGGCACGACTTCCACCGCGCCGCGCTCTACCGGCGGCTGCTGGCGCTGAAGCACCGGCATCCCGCCCTGGCGAACCCGCTGACGCCCGGCAACCTGCAACTGATCGCTACCGGCAACAACCACGTGTTCGCGTTTCGCCGGGTGGCCGGGCGCGACCGGGTGACGGTTGCGGTGAACGTCAGCGGCGTGGCCCAGACTTTCGCGCCGGATGGCGGTGCGCGGCGCACGCTGAAGCCGTGGGGCTGGTCGATTTCCACCCGGCGTTGA
- a CDS encoding OmpA family protein produces the protein MSVLSKKPKFLLSVAMLALPMSAGVAAQAQTGELPAAQAQAQAAESQSADPMATIYGQIPADLSGMPDGPEIDGIISARSGHKMQITSQDGTNTVLGISDATEIKSSGGFLGLNHDKLAADSLLNGLPVSVKTVQWSGGLLASKVELKSKDLKTATMIRNGTSQQFAQQGAAINKNAAATEALRGRMGDIDKYNIKGTTDVYFDTGKWNLSPKAQSDLCAAASQADGMDNALLLVVGYTDSVGSEDYNQVLSERRAGRVVNYLQQKCGWKPWRMLTPTGMAESDPTADNSTAAGRAQNRRVAVNILVSKSVDGM, from the coding sequence ATGAGTGTCCTTTCCAAGAAGCCAAAATTCCTCCTTTCGGTTGCCATGCTGGCGTTGCCGATGTCGGCGGGTGTCGCCGCGCAGGCGCAGACCGGTGAACTGCCGGCGGCGCAGGCGCAGGCCCAAGCGGCCGAATCTCAATCCGCCGATCCGATGGCGACCATCTACGGCCAGATTCCGGCTGACCTTTCGGGCATGCCCGACGGGCCTGAGATCGACGGCATCATTTCCGCGCGCAGCGGGCACAAGATGCAGATCACCAGCCAGGACGGCACCAACACCGTGCTGGGCATCAGCGACGCCACCGAAATCAAGTCCAGTGGCGGATTCCTGGGGTTGAACCATGACAAGCTGGCAGCGGATTCGCTGCTCAACGGCCTGCCAGTGTCCGTGAAGACGGTGCAGTGGAGCGGCGGCCTGCTGGCAAGCAAGGTCGAACTGAAGAGCAAGGATCTCAAGACCGCGACGATGATCCGCAACGGCACGTCGCAGCAGTTCGCGCAGCAGGGCGCGGCGATCAACAAGAACGCCGCCGCAACCGAGGCGCTGCGCGGGCGCATGGGCGATATCGACAAGTACAACATCAAGGGCACGACCGATGTTTACTTCGATACCGGCAAGTGGAACCTGTCGCCTAAGGCGCAGAGCGACCTGTGCGCGGCCGCTTCGCAGGCAGACGGCATGGACAACGCCCTGCTGCTCGTCGTCGGTTATACCGACTCGGTCGGCAGTGAGGATTACAACCAGGTGTTGAGCGAACGCCGCGCGGGCCGCGTGGTCAACTATCTCCAGCAGAAGTGTGGCTGGAAGCCCTGGCGCATGCTTACTCCCACCGGCATGGCGGAATCCGATCCGACGGCTGACAATTCCACGGCCGCGGGCAGGGCGCAAAACCGCCGCGTTGCGGTGAACATCCTCGTCAGCAAGAGCGTTGACGGCATGTAA
- a CDS encoding GNAT family N-acetyltransferase — protein MATDKKPAPRRRTKRPATARKPDGTKARLELRQARNADVRGIWQLIKRAYGDGQDYTQGQIAGQINNFPEGCFVAVLDGDVVGYCASMQISGEIALEPHSWEEITGNGFGSRHDPTGDWLYGYELVVDPKVRGARIGRRLYEERRALAEERDLSGIAFGGRMPGLARARRKFPDPQDYLDEVIAGKRHDPVIRFHLANGFEPVGILADYLPEDKASRGFATHMVWRNPYVERDKPVKMRLPRGVESVRLATCQMQMRVVKDFDEFMRNVEYFIDVAADYEADFIVFPEMFTLQLLSFEERELSPVESVEALSRYTPKIRKALAEMAMRYNVNIIGGSHPTRMDDGDIHNVAMVCLRDGSVHEQEKIHPTPDERYWWNIKGGDSIDVIPTDCGPIGVLICYDSEFPELARRLVDEGARIIFTPFCTDSRQGYLRVRYCCQARAIENQCFVVMSGNVGNLPNVANMDIQYAQSCILTPCDFPFARDGIAAEASENVETLTVCDVNLADLNWARAEGSVRNLADRRFDLYRIDWDDPTKSHAASRPRPTAKPLPGHG, from the coding sequence ATGGCAACCGACAAGAAGCCCGCGCCGCGGCGCCGGACAAAACGCCCGGCAACCGCACGCAAGCCCGATGGCACCAAGGCCCGGCTGGAACTGCGCCAGGCGCGCAACGCCGACGTGCGCGGCATCTGGCAGTTGATCAAGCGCGCCTATGGAGACGGGCAGGATTACACGCAGGGCCAGATCGCGGGCCAGATCAACAACTTTCCCGAAGGCTGTTTCGTGGCCGTGCTGGACGGCGACGTGGTGGGATATTGCGCGTCGATGCAGATTTCGGGCGAAATCGCGCTGGAACCGCACAGCTGGGAAGAAATTACCGGCAACGGCTTCGGTTCGCGCCACGATCCCACTGGCGACTGGCTTTATGGCTATGAACTGGTGGTCGATCCCAAGGTGCGCGGGGCGCGCATCGGGCGGCGGTTGTATGAAGAACGCCGCGCGCTGGCGGAAGAGCGCGACCTTTCGGGCATTGCCTTCGGCGGCCGGATGCCCGGCCTTGCCCGCGCCCGCCGCAAGTTTCCCGATCCGCAGGATTACCTCGACGAAGTAATTGCCGGCAAACGCCACGATCCGGTTATCCGCTTCCACCTGGCCAACGGGTTTGAGCCGGTGGGAATCCTTGCCGACTACCTGCCGGAGGACAAGGCGAGCCGCGGCTTTGCCACGCACATGGTGTGGCGCAATCCCTATGTAGAGCGCGACAAGCCGGTGAAGATGCGCCTGCCGCGCGGCGTGGAAAGCGTGCGGCTTGCCACCTGCCAGATGCAGATGCGCGTGGTGAAGGACTTCGACGAGTTCATGCGCAACGTCGAATACTTCATCGACGTTGCCGCCGATTACGAGGCCGACTTCATCGTCTTCCCCGAAATGTTCACGCTGCAATTGCTGAGCTTCGAGGAGCGCGAGCTTTCGCCTGTCGAATCGGTCGAGGCGCTGAGCCGCTACACGCCGAAGATCCGCAAGGCGCTGGCCGAAATGGCGATGCGCTATAACGTCAACATCATCGGCGGATCGCACCCCACGCGCATGGACGATGGCGACATCCACAATGTGGCGATGGTGTGCCTGCGCGACGGTTCGGTGCACGAACAGGAAAAGATCCACCCCACGCCGGACGAACGCTATTGGTGGAACATCAAGGGCGGCGACAGCATCGACGTGATCCCCACCGACTGCGGACCGATCGGCGTGCTGATCTGCTATGACAGCGAATTCCCCGAACTCGCCCGGCGCCTGGTCGATGAAGGCGCGCGCATCATCTTCACCCCGTTCTGTACCGACAGCCGTCAGGGATACCTGCGCGTTCGCTATTGCTGCCAGGCGCGCGCGATCGAGAACCAGTGCTTCGTGGTGATGAGCGGCAACGTGGGCAACCTGCCCAACGTCGCAAACATGGACATCCAGTATGCGCAGAGCTGCATCCTGACGCCGTGCGATTTCCCTTTCGCGCGCGACGGGATCGCGGCAGAGGCAAGCGAAAACGTGGAGACGCTTACGGTCTGCGATGTGAACCTTGCGGACCTTAACTGGGCCCGCGCGGAAGGATCGGTGCGCAACCTGGCGGACCGGCGCTTCGACCTTTACCGCATCGACTGGGACGACCCGACCAAGAGCCACGCCGCCAGCCGTCCGCGCCCGACTGCAAAGCCGTTGCCGGGGCACGGGTAG
- a CDS encoding crotonase/enoyl-CoA hydratase family protein gives MSDAEVLTEVDGNVLVVTINRPEAKNAMTKAAAEGISAAMDRLEAENDLRCAILTGAGGTFCSGMDLKGFLRGESPSIEGRGFGGLSQWTPKKPVIAAVDGYALAGGMELAMACDLIVASSTSKFGIPEAKRGLVAAAGGVIKLPRQIPPRVAMELALTGDFIDATRAYELGFVNRVVEGPAIGEAKALAAKIAENGPLALIASKAIVRESFDWTEENMWDKQAAYIGPVFSSSDAREGAAAFAEKRKPNWKGA, from the coding sequence ATGAGCGATGCAGAAGTCCTGACCGAGGTCGACGGCAACGTCCTTGTCGTCACAATCAACCGCCCCGAAGCCAAGAACGCCATGACCAAGGCCGCCGCCGAAGGCATTTCCGCGGCGATGGACCGGCTGGAAGCGGAGAATGACCTGCGCTGCGCCATCCTGACGGGTGCTGGCGGCACGTTCTGTTCCGGCATGGACCTCAAGGGGTTCCTGCGCGGCGAATCGCCGTCCATCGAAGGGCGCGGATTTGGCGGGCTTTCCCAGTGGACGCCCAAGAAACCGGTCATCGCCGCGGTCGATGGCTATGCGCTGGCCGGCGGCATGGAACTGGCGATGGCCTGCGACCTGATCGTGGCCAGCAGCACGTCGAAGTTCGGCATTCCCGAAGCGAAGCGCGGCCTTGTCGCGGCGGCGGGCGGCGTGATCAAGCTGCCGCGCCAGATTCCGCCGCGAGTCGCCATGGAACTGGCGCTGACCGGCGATTTCATCGACGCCACACGGGCCTATGAACTGGGTTTCGTCAACCGCGTGGTCGAAGGCCCGGCGATCGGCGAGGCGAAGGCGCTTGCCGCGAAGATTGCCGAGAACGGACCGCTTGCCCTGATCGCGTCCAAGGCGATCGTGCGCGAATCGTTCGACTGGACCGAAGAAAACATGTGGGACAAGCAGGCCGCCTATATCGGCCCGGTGTTCTCATCCAGCGACGCGCGCGAAGGCGCGGCGGCCTTTGCCGAAAAGCGCAAGCCCAACTGGAAGGGCGCCTGA
- a CDS encoding response regulator, producing the protein MIRILLAEDEEAMRTYLARALENAGYDVVAVDRGTAALPYLESQHFDLLLSDIVMPEMDGIELAQHCAEVSPTTKVMFITGFAAVTLKANREAPQARVLSKPFHLRDLVLEVERVFADAAAIGSGIN; encoded by the coding sequence ATGATCCGCATCTTGCTGGCAGAAGACGAAGAAGCGATGCGCACCTATCTTGCGCGCGCCCTGGAAAACGCAGGCTATGACGTTGTCGCGGTCGATCGCGGCACGGCGGCACTGCCCTATCTGGAAAGCCAGCACTTCGACCTTCTGCTTTCGGACATCGTGATGCCCGAGATGGACGGAATCGAACTGGCCCAGCATTGCGCAGAAGTCAGCCCGACGACCAAGGTGATGTTCATCACCGGCTTTGCCGCGGTAACGCTGAAGGCAAACCGCGAAGCGCCGCAGGCACGCGTGCTGTCAAAGCCGTTCCACCTGCGCGACCTCGTGCTTGAGGTAGAGCGCGTTTTTGCCGACGCGGCGGCTATCGGATCGGGAATCAACTGA
- a CDS encoding SapC family protein: MASAPANNLPMLYKDLMPLNSRDHATWRARPAEKAPWLAGMHAVPLTVEEFPQAQRHFPIIFAAGDNPVPLALMGLNEGVNVFIGEDGAVTQEGVYIPAYARRYPFLLAKLNPSSDDLSLCFDPSCNLIGEFEDGEPLFTDGEPSEVTKGALQFCENFEQAGMRTQQFIEDITKHDLLMDGEVSIQQPGVEQPFVYRGFKMINQEKLRDMRGDLLRTWAQNGLLPLLYAHIFSLDLMSTIFGMQQQQGKGPSAAAANAPIEA; encoded by the coding sequence ATGGCCAGCGCGCCTGCCAACAACCTGCCGATGCTCTACAAGGATCTCATGCCGCTCAACAGCCGCGACCACGCGACGTGGCGCGCGCGCCCCGCCGAAAAGGCGCCGTGGCTGGCCGGTATGCACGCCGTGCCTCTGACGGTCGAGGAATTCCCGCAGGCCCAGCGCCATTTCCCGATCATCTTCGCGGCGGGCGACAATCCCGTTCCGCTGGCCTTGATGGGCCTGAACGAAGGCGTGAACGTATTCATCGGCGAAGATGGCGCGGTCACGCAGGAAGGCGTCTATATCCCCGCCTATGCGCGCCGCTATCCGTTCCTTCTGGCGAAGTTGAACCCCAGTTCGGATGACCTTTCCCTGTGCTTCGATCCGAGTTGCAACCTGATTGGCGAATTCGAGGACGGCGAACCGCTGTTCACGGATGGCGAACCCAGCGAAGTCACCAAGGGCGCGCTGCAGTTCTGCGAGAACTTCGAACAGGCCGGAATGCGCACCCAGCAGTTCATCGAGGACATCACGAAGCACGACCTTCTGATGGATGGCGAGGTTTCGATCCAGCAGCCGGGTGTCGAGCAGCCGTTCGTCTATCGCGGATTCAAGATGATCAACCAGGAAAAGCTGCGCGACATGCGCGGCGACCTTTTGCGCACCTGGGCACAGAACGGCCTTTTGCCGCTGCTTTATGCGCACATCTTCTCGCTCGACCTGATGAGCACGATTTTCGGCATGCAGCAGCAGCAGGGCAAGGGGCCCAGCGCGGCCGCCGCCAACGCGCCGATCGAGGCCTGA